The following proteins are encoded in a genomic region of Odontesthes bonariensis isolate fOdoBon6 chromosome 19, fOdoBon6.hap1, whole genome shotgun sequence:
- the LOC142368465 gene encoding E3 ubiquitin-protein ligase TRIM39-like has product MASPSVLLSEVQFQCCICQDVFLEPVSIPCGHSFCFTCITSHWDDNLAISCPRCQTEFEGRPELCENSFAKEMSQQIRIRRQNDVTSVEGKTICCDVCVGEQTKALKSCLICLTSYCEIHLEPHLRVSTLKIHKLIEPVAMLHNRICKQHHRLLELFCRNDRRCVCVLCTETDHRSHDTVPVERESQEMKAQIKRIDIDVQQMIQDRQQKVKEIKHNVELSKENSKRDIEESVEVFSALCRTMERSQVELVEMIQRKQAAAEQRAERFVAELEQEITELQKKSSEMEQLFHTEDHLHVVQRFPAVHSAPSAKACSDIFVYSDACMGAMRRAMANVQKQLQSELTKLSIREHEKIQGYAVDVRLDPRTANPWLVLSEDGRQVQDGDIEQNLPDIPARFDTAPCVLALRGFTTGRHYWEVDVGDKTAWDLGVARESISRKGVVTLSPDEGYWTVCLRKGSEYRACAGQAELLWLSQKPHVIGVLLDYEDGAVSFYDAEAKTHIYSFKELHFTEAMFPFFNPDMNDNGSNKSPLIIHPVDGMDGGRDLDGITI; this is encoded by the exons ATGGCTTCCCCCAGTGTTCTTCTTTCAGAGGTGCAGTTTCAGTGCTGTATCTGTCAGGATGTTTTCTTAGAGCCCGTCTCCATCCCCTGCGGCCACAGCTTCTGCTTCACCTGCATCACATCGCACTGGGATGACAATCTTGCCATCAGCTGCCCTAGATGTCAAACAGAGTTTGAGGGACGCCCAGAGCTTTGTGAAAATTCTTTTGCTAAAGAAATGTCTCAGCAGATTCGAATCAGAAGGCAGAACGACGTGACGTCAGTGGAGGGAAAAACAATATGCTGCGATGTATGTGTGGGAGAGCAAACTAAGGCCCTAAAGTCCTGCCTCATATGCTTGACCTCGTACTGTGAGATTCACCTGGAGCCTCACCTGAGAGTTTCCACCCTGAAGATTCACAAGCTGATTGAACCTGTGGCAATGCTGCACAACAGGATCTGTAAACAGCACCATAGGCTCTTGGAGCTGTTCTGCAGAAATGACCGgaggtgtgtttgtgttctgtGCACTGAAACAGACCACCGGTCTCACGACACTGTCCCAGTGGAGCGAGAGAGCCAGGAGATGAAG GCCCAGATAAAAAGAATTGACATCGATGTTCAGCAGATGATCCAGGACAGACAGCAGAAAGTGAAGGAGATTAAACATAACGTTGAACTTAGCAAA GAAAACTCAAAGAGGGACATTGAGGAAAGCGTAGAGGTTTTCTCTGCTTTGTGTCGTACCATGGAGAGAAGTCAAGTGGAGCTGGTGGAGATGATCCAGAGAAAgcaggcagcagcagagcagaggGCGGAGAGGTTCGTCGCAGAACTGGAGCAGGAAATCACAGAGCTTCAGAAGAAGAGCAGTGAGATGGAGCAGCTTTTCCACACAGAGGACCACCTTCATGTTGTGCAG AGGTTTCCAGCTGTGCATTCTGCTCCATCTGCCAAAGCGTGCTCAGACATCTTTGTCTATTCAGACGCATGTATGGGTGCCATGAGGAGAGCGATGGCCAACGTTCAAAAGCAGCTGCAATCAGAACTGACGAAGCTTTCCATACGAG AACATGAGAAGATCCAAGGATATGCAG TTGATGTCCGTCTGGACCCGAGGACAGCCAACCCCTGGCTGGTTCTTTCAGAGGATGGGAGACAAGTACaggatggagacattgaacaAAACCTGCCGGACATACCTGCACGTTTTGACACAGCACCATGTGTCCTTGCTCTCAGG GGTTTCACCACTGGCAGGCATTACTGGGAGGTTGACGTCGGAGACAAGACAGCATGGGACTTAGGTGTCGCTCGAGAGTCCATCAGCAGGAAAGGTGTGGTCACGCTGAGCCCAGATGAGGGTTATTGGACTGTGTGTTTGAGGAAGGGTAGTGAGTACCGGGCATGTGCAGGCCAGGCGGAGCTGCTCTGGCTCTCTCAGAAGCCGCATGTCATTGGGGTGCTTTTAGATTATGAGGATGGAGCGGTTTCTTTTTACGACGCTGAAGCCAAGACACACATCTATTCATTTAAAGAGCTCCACTTCACTGAGGccatgtttcctttttttaaccCGGATATGAATGACAATGGCAGCAACAAATCACCTCTCATTATCCACCCTGTCGATGGAATGGATGGAGGCAGGGATTTAGATGGCATCACTATATGA